In Azospirillum sp. TSA2s, one genomic interval encodes:
- a CDS encoding glycoside hydrolase family protein has protein sequence MTKPVCSAAVEMVKHFEGLYLRAYKCPAGVWTCGWGATGDGVTPTTVWTREQAEARLAADLAEAADDVDRYVKVPLNDDERGALSSFTFNLGGGALASSTLLRLLNSGDMAGAAGQFGRWTKATVNGKAVDLAGLVSRRSAEAALFQGRDWTDVAPAVPDPQPQAVTAPAGPDGDRIKRIQSIVGVVPDGHYGPLTKAAVSRWQTAHSLQADGVVGPRTAAAMGL, from the coding sequence ATGACCAAGCCCGTATGCTCTGCCGCCGTTGAGATGGTGAAGCATTTCGAGGGCCTTTACCTGAGAGCCTACAAATGCCCCGCCGGGGTCTGGACATGCGGTTGGGGCGCCACTGGCGACGGCGTGACCCCGACGACGGTCTGGACGCGCGAGCAAGCGGAGGCGCGCCTTGCGGCCGATCTGGCGGAAGCAGCGGATGACGTGGACCGCTACGTCAAGGTGCCGCTGAACGACGATGAGCGTGGCGCGCTGTCGTCATTCACCTTCAACCTTGGCGGCGGCGCGCTCGCGTCCTCCACGCTTCTTCGCCTCCTGAACTCTGGTGACATGGCAGGGGCGGCGGGGCAGTTCGGGCGATGGACGAAGGCGACGGTGAACGGCAAGGCGGTCGATCTGGCCGGGCTGGTCTCCCGCCGGTCGGCAGAGGCCGCTCTGTTCCAAGGCCGCGACTGGACCGACGTTGCGCCTGCCGTGCCCGATCCGCAGCCGCAAGCCGTCACCGCACCCGCCGGCCCCGATGGCGACCGCATCAAGCGCATCCAGTCCATCGTCGGTGTGGTGCCTGATGGGCATTACGGCCCGCTGACCAAGGCGGCGGTGAGCCGGTGGCAGACGGCGCACTCGCTACAGGCTGACGGCGTGGTTGGGCCGCGCACGGCTGCCGCTATGGGCCTTTGA
- a CDS encoding ISL3 family transposase has translation MTNFLYLPGWEVTDVQDRASEYRATAAYTPEPDVCPKCGTLGELYRHGVKVTDYRDAPVHGKQVLIEVRRRRYRCRACGGTFLQGLPDMDDTHRMTARCAEYVRQQSLLKPFTHVANDLGINEKTVRLIAREHIAAMNAAHRPYAPRVLGIDELTLLGKRRGIFVDIEGKRPLDLLEDHSRPVVTQWLHRLPHRHRVQVVSIDMWRPYRDAAADVLPQAVVVIDKFHVIRMANDAMETVRKSLQRSMQDKSRRASKRNRYLLLRRPPKLRPDQAFALDGWLKNAPDLADAYEAKENFFGIYDATTREDAEAAYAMWLETLTPGLKVAFKPLITSMTNWRKEIFAYFDHRVTNAYTEAVNGIVKIANRTGRGYSFDVIRARLLFGTRKPVDLLSQCPVCSRLHDPGDHIMPEGMLFILDGMDEDPPAPNLMVICSECNRFHTDRWFRSDHVSTPKSE, from the coding sequence ATGACCAACTTCCTGTATCTCCCCGGCTGGGAGGTGACCGACGTGCAGGACCGTGCCAGCGAGTACCGGGCGACTGCGGCCTACACGCCGGAGCCTGACGTCTGTCCGAAATGCGGCACGCTGGGCGAACTGTACCGCCACGGCGTGAAGGTGACGGACTACCGGGATGCCCCCGTGCACGGCAAGCAGGTGCTTATCGAGGTTCGGCGGCGGCGTTACCGCTGCCGGGCCTGCGGCGGCACCTTCCTCCAGGGCTTGCCGGACATGGATGACACGCACCGCATGACGGCCCGCTGTGCCGAGTACGTCCGCCAGCAATCGCTGCTCAAGCCGTTCACCCACGTCGCCAACGACCTGGGCATCAACGAGAAGACGGTGCGGCTGATCGCCCGCGAGCACATCGCGGCCATGAATGCCGCCCATCGACCGTACGCCCCTCGCGTGCTGGGCATCGACGAACTGACCTTGCTCGGCAAGAGGCGGGGCATCTTCGTGGACATCGAAGGCAAGCGACCGCTCGACTTGCTGGAGGACCACAGCCGCCCGGTGGTGACACAGTGGCTGCACAGGTTGCCGCACCGTCACCGCGTCCAGGTCGTGTCCATCGACATGTGGCGGCCATACCGGGATGCCGCCGCCGATGTGCTGCCCCAAGCCGTAGTCGTCATCGACAAGTTCCACGTGATCCGCATGGCGAACGACGCCATGGAGACGGTTCGCAAGAGCCTCCAGCGGAGCATGCAGGACAAGTCTCGCCGAGCATCGAAGAGGAACCGCTACCTGCTGCTGCGGCGACCGCCGAAACTGCGTCCTGACCAAGCCTTCGCCTTGGACGGCTGGCTCAAGAACGCCCCCGACCTCGCCGACGCCTACGAGGCCAAGGAGAACTTCTTCGGCATCTACGACGCAACCACGCGGGAGGACGCGGAGGCGGCGTACGCGATGTGGCTGGAGACGCTGACGCCGGGCCTGAAGGTGGCCTTCAAGCCGTTGATCACGTCGATGACGAATTGGCGGAAGGAGATCTTCGCCTACTTCGATCACCGGGTGACCAACGCCTACACGGAGGCCGTGAACGGCATCGTGAAGATCGCCAACCGCACGGGTCGCGGGTACAGTTTCGACGTGATCCGGGCTCGGCTGCTGTTCGGCACCAGGAAGCCGGTTGACCTGCTGTCGCAGTGCCCGGTGTGCAGCCGCCTGCACGACCCCGGAGACCACATCATGCCGGAGGGGATGCTCTTCATCCTGGACGGAATGGATGAAGATCCGCCCGCCCCGAACCTGATGGTGATCTGTTCGGAGTGCAACCGTTTCCACACGGACCGCTGGTTCAGGTCGGATCATGTTTCAACACCTAAATCCGAATAG
- a CDS encoding helix-turn-helix transcriptional regulator has product MEIANEHQPGQTAQMLTGTQIKRCRQLCDMSQQELADAIGVHRTTIARAEAVKDAIPDDFTSGNMWRTVQVFEARGVRLPALLSIGMGIDIVPPEGQPQASGTARAKPKRARDATQPTGQHKGDE; this is encoded by the coding sequence ATGGAGATTGCCAACGAGCATCAACCGGGCCAAACAGCCCAGATGCTTACCGGAACGCAGATCAAGCGATGCCGGCAGCTCTGCGATATGTCGCAGCAAGAGCTTGCCGATGCCATTGGGGTCCACCGCACGACGATTGCTCGTGCGGAGGCCGTAAAGGATGCCATCCCCGACGACTTCACGTCCGGGAACATGTGGCGCACGGTTCAGGTGTTTGAGGCGCGCGGCGTGCGTCTCCCCGCCCTGCTGTCCATCGGAATGGGCATCGACATTGTGCCGCCTGAAGGTCAGCCGCAGGCATCTGGAACGGCGAGAGCAAAGCCAAAGCGGGCGCGGGACGCTACGCAGCCCACCGGACAGCACAAGGGGGATGAGTGA
- a CDS encoding RNA-guided endonuclease TnpB family protein codes for MLHRGYKFRLYATDEQAAVFGQFAGVCRLVYNLALEQRRDWWWQAKANTGYSISYASQCRELTKLRAEFDWIAAVSVTCQEQALRDLDKAYSNFFAGRSGYPTPRKRGLNDAFRFKGRECPWRKLNAKWAVVKLPKIGDVKFRLTRDIPGAIKNVTVTLDALGWHVVFSTEVERAAAPNFGPAVGIDRGVVHTVALSDGRFMDMPRERLNVLDRRARKQARKLAKCKRGSSRRNTAKKLLASTKAKMARVRLHWNHERTAEIARTHGVVVLEALKARNMTASAAGTADAPGRNVRQKAGLNRAILNNAWYQFEEFLAYKLAERGGELRKVNPAFTSQACSCCGTIDKASRESQATFKCGHCGHTANADTNAARNILMAGTQPALRTSVGEPLKRKPMAAAYPPL; via the coding sequence ATGCTGCACAGGGGTTACAAATTTCGGCTCTACGCGACTGACGAACAGGCAGCGGTGTTCGGTCAGTTCGCTGGGGTTTGCCGCCTCGTTTACAATCTCGCGTTGGAGCAGCGCCGCGACTGGTGGTGGCAGGCCAAGGCCAACACCGGATACAGCATCTCCTATGCCTCTCAATGCCGGGAATTGACGAAGCTACGTGCGGAGTTCGACTGGATCGCCGCTGTATCCGTAACGTGCCAAGAGCAAGCCCTGCGCGACTTGGACAAGGCGTACTCCAACTTCTTCGCCGGGCGATCTGGCTATCCGACGCCTCGCAAGCGTGGCTTGAACGATGCTTTCCGTTTCAAGGGGCGGGAATGCCCGTGGCGCAAACTGAACGCCAAATGGGCTGTCGTGAAACTGCCGAAGATCGGCGATGTGAAGTTCCGCCTGACCCGCGACATTCCTGGGGCGATCAAGAATGTGACCGTGACGCTCGATGCGTTGGGCTGGCACGTCGTTTTCTCGACCGAGGTTGAACGCGCCGCGGCTCCTAACTTTGGCCCCGCGGTCGGCATTGACAGGGGCGTGGTCCACACCGTCGCCCTGTCAGACGGACGGTTCATGGACATGCCGCGCGAACGGCTGAACGTGCTGGACCGGCGGGCGCGCAAGCAGGCTCGAAAACTGGCGAAGTGCAAGCGAGGGTCGAGCCGCCGGAACACGGCGAAGAAGTTGCTGGCGAGCACCAAGGCGAAGATGGCGCGCGTCCGCCTTCACTGGAACCACGAGCGCACCGCGGAGATTGCGCGCACTCATGGCGTTGTCGTGCTGGAGGCGCTGAAGGCTCGCAACATGACCGCGAGCGCGGCCGGGACAGCGGATGCACCGGGTCGAAACGTGCGGCAGAAGGCGGGACTGAACAGGGCCATCCTGAACAATGCTTGGTATCAGTTCGAAGAGTTTCTCGCCTACAAACTGGCAGAACGTGGCGGCGAACTGCGCAAGGTGAACCCGGCATTCACGTCTCAGGCGTGCTCATGCTGCGGAACTATAGATAAAGCAAGTCGCGAGAGCCAAGCGACTTTCAAATGCGGACATTGCGGGCACACGGCAAACGCCGACACTAATGCTGCCCGCAATATCTTGATGGCTGGAACACAGCCCGCGCTGAGGACTTCCGTAGGGGAGCCGTTGAAGCGCAAACCAATGGCGGCAGCCTACCCGCCGCTTTGA
- a CDS encoding MFS transporter, which translates to MRLIFLLGLAGFASAFSLRTTDPMLTLIADDLGVTVRQAALLASAYTLPYALMQIVLGPVGDAIGKSRLVRLALSVLTVGLVLSTMAPSYGTVMAGRILAGAFAGGIIPASMALIGDRVPYEERQIAISRFLLAVILGQMSGSAVSGALAEAFGWRVVFGLSAGLTALICVAALIGLAREVETRSPLSVADAQRRYATVLTNPASLFVFATVAAEGLLIFGVFPFVAPVLIEHGAAGAFQAGLTIAAFAIGGVAYSAVVRRLIASLGQWGMMKAGGLAAGLAYLVIAFPVPWPVVSLCFLVAGFGFYMLHNTMQTQATELAPTARGSALALFASSFFIGQGIGPVLYGYISTHTGFGPLFLGVGALTAGLGFASARLIRRGRA; encoded by the coding sequence ATGCGCCTCATCTTCCTGCTCGGCCTCGCCGGGTTTGCCAGCGCCTTTTCCCTGCGCACCACCGATCCGATGCTGACGCTGATCGCCGACGATCTCGGCGTGACGGTGCGGCAGGCGGCGCTTCTGGCCTCCGCCTACACGCTGCCTTATGCGCTGATGCAGATCGTGCTGGGGCCGGTCGGCGACGCCATCGGCAAGTCGCGGCTGGTCCGGCTCGCCCTGTCGGTCCTGACGGTCGGCCTTGTGCTGTCCACCATGGCGCCGAGCTACGGCACGGTGATGGCCGGGCGCATCCTTGCCGGCGCCTTCGCCGGCGGCATCATCCCGGCGTCCATGGCGCTGATCGGCGACCGCGTGCCCTATGAGGAGCGTCAGATCGCCATCAGTCGTTTCCTGCTGGCGGTGATCCTCGGGCAGATGTCGGGCTCCGCCGTGTCGGGCGCGCTGGCCGAGGCCTTCGGCTGGCGCGTGGTGTTCGGCCTGTCCGCCGGGCTGACCGCGCTGATCTGCGTCGCCGCCCTGATCGGTCTGGCGCGGGAGGTGGAAACCCGCTCCCCCCTGTCGGTGGCGGATGCGCAGCGGCGCTATGCCACCGTGCTGACCAACCCGGCCTCGCTGTTCGTCTTCGCCACGGTGGCGGCGGAAGGGCTGCTGATCTTCGGCGTCTTCCCCTTCGTGGCGCCGGTGCTGATCGAACATGGCGCGGCCGGCGCCTTCCAGGCCGGGCTGACCATCGCCGCCTTCGCCATCGGCGGCGTCGCCTACAGCGCCGTGGTGCGGCGGCTGATCGCCTCGCTCGGCCAATGGGGCATGATGAAGGCCGGCGGTCTGGCGGCCGGTCTCGCCTATCTGGTCATCGCCTTCCCGGTGCCCTGGCCGGTGGTGAGCCTGTGTTTCCTGGTCGCCGGCTTCGGCTTCTACATGCTGCACAACACCATGCAGACCCAGGCGACGGAGCTGGCGCCGACCGCCCGCGGATCGGCGCTGGCCCTGTTCGCGTCAAGCTTCTTCATCGGCCAGGGGATCGGCCCGGTTCTGTACGGCTATATCTCCACCCACACCGGCTTCGGCCCGCTGTTCCTCGGCGTCGGCGCGCTGACCGCCGGGCTGGGCTTCGCCTCGGCCCGGCTGATCCGGCGGGGACGGGCTTAG
- a CDS encoding alpha-glucosidase/alpha-galactosidase, producing MPNTTKIVFIGAGSAAFGLSLFQDLFSTTELAGSTLTLVDTNAEALDRMAALAEVMNRHGDAGITIEKTTDRKAALQGAGFVLCAIAIDRNRLWKLDFEVPKKHGIRHTLGENGGPGGLFFTLRTLPLIVDIVRDVEAICPDALFINLSNPESRIVLGLSRCTSVRTLGLCHGIFLARWFICQILGMAEKEVDVWGAGLNHFQWLTAIREKATGRDLYPLLREKEATHDPSFTPLARRLFHAFGLWVTPSDDHTGEFLPYGWEAGEHGFDFKHDEEGRVILRDLMDGVIDGSKPIPDDWTKPSWGERAVAVIAGQLHNQKRFIESGIVINRGVIPGLPDELAVEVPLVADAAGIHPISLGRLPDGIVKLLSVQANVQQLSVEAALHGSKELALQALLIDPVINSSTAAVAILDELWEANRPYIRACL from the coding sequence ATGCCCAACACCACGAAGATCGTCTTCATCGGCGCCGGCAGCGCCGCCTTCGGGCTCAGCCTGTTCCAGGATTTGTTTTCCACCACCGAGCTTGCCGGCAGCACCCTGACGCTGGTCGACACCAACGCGGAAGCGCTCGACCGCATGGCGGCGCTGGCCGAGGTGATGAACCGCCACGGCGACGCCGGCATCACCATCGAGAAGACCACCGACCGCAAGGCGGCCCTGCAGGGCGCCGGTTTCGTGCTGTGCGCCATCGCCATCGACCGCAACCGGCTGTGGAAGCTGGATTTCGAGGTGCCGAAGAAGCACGGCATCCGCCACACGCTGGGCGAGAACGGCGGTCCCGGCGGGCTGTTCTTCACCCTGCGCACCCTGCCGCTGATCGTCGACATCGTCCGCGACGTCGAGGCGATCTGCCCGGACGCGCTGTTCATCAACCTGTCGAACCCGGAAAGCCGGATCGTCCTGGGCCTGTCGCGCTGCACCTCCGTGCGGACGCTGGGGCTTTGCCACGGCATCTTCCTGGCGCGCTGGTTCATCTGCCAGATCCTGGGCATGGCGGAGAAGGAGGTCGATGTCTGGGGCGCCGGGCTGAACCATTTCCAATGGCTGACCGCGATCCGCGAGAAGGCGACGGGGCGCGACCTCTACCCGCTGTTGCGGGAGAAGGAGGCGACGCACGACCCGTCCTTCACCCCGCTGGCGCGGCGCCTGTTCCACGCCTTCGGCCTGTGGGTGACGCCCAGCGACGACCACACCGGCGAGTTCCTGCCCTATGGCTGGGAGGCCGGGGAGCATGGCTTCGACTTCAAGCATGACGAAGAGGGCCGTGTCATCCTGCGCGACCTGATGGACGGCGTCATCGACGGCAGCAAGCCGATCCCCGACGACTGGACCAAGCCGTCCTGGGGCGAGCGGGCGGTGGCGGTGATCGCCGGGCAACTGCACAACCAGAAGCGCTTCATCGAATCGGGCATCGTCATCAACCGCGGCGTCATCCCCGGCCTGCCCGACGAGCTGGCGGTGGAGGTGCCGCTGGTGGCGGACGCCGCCGGCATCCATCCGATCTCGCTCGGCCGCCTGCCCGACGGCATCGTCAAGCTGCTGTCGGTCCAGGCCAACGTTCAGCAATTGTCGGTGGAGGCGGCGCTGCACGGGTCGAAGGAACTGGCGCTGCAGGCCCTGCTGATCGACCCCGTCATCAACTCCAGCACGGCAGCCGTCGCCATCCTGGACGAGCTGTGGGAGGCGAACCGGCCCTATATCCGGGCGTGTTTGTAA
- a CDS encoding GH1 family beta-glucosidase yields MDSFSQPVSQAADARPLSFPPNFRWGASTASYQIEGAVEADGRGLCVWDTFTAQGRIMDGSSAAVACDHYHRYPEDIALMKAAGFDSYRFSIAWPRILPTGTGAVETRGLDFYDRLVDGLLEAGITPMACLYHWDLPQPLEDAGGWQGREIVGPFADYARIVTARLADRVKTWMMLNEPNVVAIFGYGVGEHAPGHKLGEQGILRALHHQNLAQGAALRAIAAEHSGLTLGTVLNLQPSVPDSDRPEDVAAAARWDAVWNRVTLDGLMRGQIPALLADRMADFVLPGDEEAIRYPIDLLGINYYSRMTMKHEEGRPFDVGWGEAQCRRWTGMAWPVQPEGLYDLLTEFRTDYGNPAVFIAENGCAYDDVVTPDGQIHDAERVLYYREHLESVAKALADGCNVKGYLCWSLLDNFEWAFGLSKRFGIVRVDYDTLERTPKDSYRFLAEVVRTGRL; encoded by the coding sequence ATGGACAGCTTCAGCCAGCCCGTGTCCCAGGCCGCCGATGCCAGACCGCTGAGTTTCCCGCCCAATTTCCGTTGGGGCGCGTCCACCGCCTCCTACCAGATCGAAGGCGCGGTGGAGGCCGACGGGCGCGGGCTTTGCGTGTGGGACACCTTCACCGCGCAAGGGCGCATCATGGACGGCAGCAGCGCCGCCGTCGCCTGCGACCATTACCACCGCTACCCGGAAGACATCGCGCTGATGAAGGCGGCGGGCTTCGACAGCTACCGCTTCTCCATCGCCTGGCCGCGCATCCTGCCGACGGGGACGGGGGCGGTGGAGACCCGCGGCCTCGATTTCTACGACCGGCTGGTCGACGGGCTGCTGGAGGCCGGGATCACGCCGATGGCCTGTCTCTACCATTGGGACCTGCCGCAGCCGCTGGAGGATGCCGGCGGCTGGCAGGGAAGGGAGATCGTCGGCCCCTTCGCCGACTACGCCCGCATCGTCACCGCCCGGCTTGCCGACCGGGTCAAGACCTGGATGATGCTGAACGAGCCGAACGTGGTCGCCATCTTCGGCTATGGCGTGGGCGAGCATGCGCCCGGCCACAAGCTGGGCGAACAGGGCATCCTGCGGGCTCTGCACCACCAGAATCTGGCGCAGGGCGCGGCGTTGCGCGCCATCGCGGCGGAGCATTCCGGCCTGACGCTGGGCACCGTCCTGAACCTGCAGCCGAGCGTTCCCGACAGCGACCGGCCGGAGGATGTGGCCGCCGCCGCCCGCTGGGACGCGGTGTGGAACCGGGTGACGCTGGACGGGCTGATGCGCGGGCAAATTCCGGCGCTGCTGGCCGACCGGATGGCGGACTTCGTGCTGCCCGGCGACGAGGAGGCGATCCGCTATCCCATCGACCTGCTGGGCATCAACTACTACTCCCGCATGACGATGAAGCATGAGGAGGGCCGGCCCTTCGATGTCGGCTGGGGCGAGGCGCAGTGCCGGCGCTGGACCGGCATGGCCTGGCCGGTGCAGCCGGAGGGGCTTTACGACCTGCTGACCGAATTCCGCACCGATTACGGCAACCCCGCCGTCTTCATCGCGGAAAACGGCTGCGCCTATGACGACGTGGTGACGCCGGACGGCCAGATCCACGATGCCGAGCGGGTGCTGTACTACCGCGAGCATCTTGAATCGGTGGCGAAGGCGCTGGCCGACGGCTGCAACGTCAAAGGCTATCTGTGCTGGAGCCTGCTGGACAACTTCGAGTGGGCTTTCGGCCTGTCGAAGCGGTTCGGCATCGTGCGGGTCGATTATGATACGCTGGAGCGCACCCCGAAGGACAGCTATCGCTTCCTTGCCGAGGTTGTGAGAACGGGGAGGCTTTAA